CGACCTCATTGGTGTCAGCGGCCCGGACTGTCTGCATCGTGGCCTTTGTGCAGAGGGTCTGGGAAGGACAAGGAAGGAACTCAGTCTGACTAAGACCTTAGGGGTTTCCACAGGGCAGCCCGCAGCCGTGTCACTGTGAAGCAAATGTTCCCACCCATCTCCCCGACCCCGCCCTTTCCAGGCAGACCCCTACTGCTCCACCTGGGTCCCAGGACTTCAAGGGACATCAAGGGATGTCAAGGGACGCCGAGGGAGAAGGAGGCTCTGGGAGCACAAATCCGCCCGCACAGAAGTGGGAGCGTGACCGGCAGCGTTGCTGGCCCCCCTGCCCAACAGGCGACCCAGGAAGGTCTGCGAGGGCTTTGCTGAGAACAGGCTGGTGGCTCCTCCGCAGCCCGGGGGGGAGGGACGGTGATGTTTCAGGCCACCAGGCGGCCGGACGGGACCCGAGGGCAAGTTGGGGGAAACAGAGGCCACGCGCTGGGGGTTGCGGGAGGACAGCGGGCCGAGGGCCGGGCCACAGAGCACAGAGGGAGGGGCCGCAGGATGGGCCGGCTGGGCACCACAGGGCTGCGCTGAGACCACACCGAGCCACGGAGAGAGTGTAGAGCCCCACCTAGGCCGAGAGACCCCCTCGTTCACGAGACGCGCTGCGAGGATGTGGGGGAGCGGCCCACACGCTTCTGGTCCCGAGAGGGTAGGCCCGGGGCAGAAAGTGGAGCCTGGGCTGCCGGCCCGGCCGGGCAGGACCAGCGGTCACAACTGGATCTGGTTTGGGTGCAAGTCATACATCATGAGAGCTGTGTTCCCAGAAAGGCTTAGAGggttttataaaagcaaaaaaccagGGCAACGGAGCtgattttgacttttgaaaaaagGTTCCTCTGCCGAGCCCTCATGAGGCCACACTTCATGGGGAGCCTGGAGACTCAGGGCCCCGCGTCAGAGGGCAGCGGGACCAGAGCCCCTCCCGGCCGCGTGGCCCAGCGCGGGCAGGGGGCCGCGGTCCCCAACACGCACTGCAGCAGGCATTGACATTCAGAGCACAGACAGCTAATCAGGTCAAGCCCCCCAAAGTGGCTTTTGGACTCATGTGTCACAAATCAGCCTGGCCGCCTTCAAATGACGCGGATTAGAACAAGCAGGGAACAATCCAGCCCAGAGCGGCCACCCTGCCCAGCCCTAGGCCAGAAGCTCCCGCCATCCAGATGCTAATGCGCTTAAGTGGCTTAAGCGCTGGTGAATGCGGAGGGCTTGGCAGGCAGACGGCCTCGCAGCCTCCCCGGGACTTGATTCAGGaaattctctgtctctcccagagGCGTCTGCTggaaacttcttaaaaaattgcTTTATCTCGACACTTCAGGCGCGCTCTCAAAGGACACACATCTGACCAGCCCGGCCCCACAGGAGGGGCCTCCGCGTGCCTCGGGCTCTCCGGGCCCTTTCTCCCACACCCGCCAGGAGCCACCTCATTTACCGGGTTTTAAAGACGCCCAGGCCGGGCATCCAGGACTATCCCCTGGCCTTTCAATCTGCAGCCGTGACCACTCATGCAGAAAGCCCCAGGCCAGGCTTTTCTGGCTCGCCCACTTACAGaggcattttctcttttgaaaggagaaaaaaaattcccaaactgctatttttaaagaCCCATATAAGATTACTTCATTATTAGCAGCCACGTGAAGGTCGCGGGGCAAGGTGGCCCAGCACGGTCTCCATTGGTACCTGGGGCGCCTGGTGTTTTGCTTGGAACTTAAGGGAGCGGCTGCTTGCCGTGGGAGGACACCTGCTGCGCGGGTACCAAGGCTGCCGGACGGGCGCCCACAGGCCCTGGGCGCCAGCGTCAGCCCAGAAGGGCGGTTTGACAGCTGCTCCACTTATACAAAACCACTGGTGGTCGGGGCACCTGTAcagctggccctgcccctccGGGAGCTGCCGGCCCTGCCGTGCCCCGACTGCACCAGGTTCAAAATCTTAGTGGAGGCAGAGCCCCTGCGGTCCCACCAGGAACCCACTGTGTGCAGCCCTCCAGAACCCTCTGCACCCTGCCAGACAGAGGTGCCCTGCATCCGGCCCTCGGGGGAGGAGCAGACCacccagccctgacccctgcGGACACAGCCCCACGGCCCGAGGTGAAACCAGCCCCTGGCCAGCCAGGCCGGGAAGGTCCCGAGCCTGCATCTCCTGGGTCTGCAAGTGCTGAGTAACGCCTGACTGGGCGGAGGCGTGGGTGTCAGAGCTGGGACGAGACGCTTCTTTCCAAAAGTACGTTCCCAAGTTTCGTGTAGCAAGTTCTGATCTGCGGTGGTAAAAGGCCCCTCAGAAGTTTCCTTGCGACGTTTGTCTCTAAACGGCGGTAAGGGCTGTGGTGCTGCCGCCTGGCCATCTGCTTGAAGAGGCCACAGGTGTTAAGAAAGAGCAACTGGTTCGCATTTGCCGATGGCCCACAGGCTTCAGACCCAGCTGTGGTTCTGATTTCAGAGACCTGGCTCCGTCTGCACCCAGCATGCTGGGCTCAGAGGAAGGGGTCCCCAGGAGCCCCAGCTGACTCCAAATTTCCAAAGGACCAAGCATAGGCTGGGGCCAGGCGGGAACTGCTGCGTCTGGCGTCCAGGGCGTCCCCTGTGTGCCGGGCGGCAATGTCTGCATGCCGGGAGCCAGGGTGTCGGGGGTAACTAGTGAGACGACGGTGACCATAAGGGATCTTCTTGGAGGAGGAGCAGGCCCGCAGGGGTCCAGGGGGAGGGCCCAGCCGGGCAAAGGTGAGTGGcagtgtgggaggtggggagagggcctGAGGGGAGCCAGGGCGGTGGGGGCACCTGCTCAGGCGGGAGGGAAGGGAATGGCAGGTGGGCCGTGGGGTGTGGCGAGAGCTGGGGGGAGGCATCTGTCCTGGGCAGCCAGGACAGAATGGGGGGCGTCCATCGGTACAGGCCCACCCAGGGGGCCCAGGGGCAGAAAGAACCAGAACACACTTCCGTGTTACCTTTTCTCCACCCGAGGACACAGAGGAAGCGATGTATGTGCTAGATACCCATCGAGAATGAACACAAACAGCCGGCTCCTGTCCGCAGAGCCCCCGTGTGGGCTGGGCACCCCAGTTGGTCTCCCCACCCGGAGTCAGGAGTGCCCACGGGTGAGTGTGCAGCTGCGACGCGGTCCTTGGCCCACGCGGAGTCAGATCCCACAGAGGGAGTCGGTGCGAGGGGGTGAGCCCGGGACGCTGGGGCCCCGGGGCTGCGGGAGGGGCGGTCAGGCGCGTCGGGGGCCGCCTGCTGGGATGCACACTTTCTGGGCAGCAGGGACACCTCCGTCTCCCAGCCACCCTGGCAGCGGCTGGTGTTTCTGGCGCAGACTGGGTGTGGGGGGAGCCATCGACATCCTTCCCGCAACCGCAGCCCGGGCCTGGCACGTTCTCAGTGACGGGCCGCAAGTCTCGGCCTTCCGGAAGCGCCTGCTCCAGAGGGACAGGTGGGCGCGGCCAGGTGACCCGAGTCCAAGGTGCCGGGAGAGGCTGCCCCTTCCCAAGCCTCCTGGTCTCGGCCCCTCCAGCTCCGGCTCCCCCTACCCGGATCcgtgccctggggaggggccttGGGAGGGGCAAGCAGGCCATCGTCTGGGGCCCAGTCACTCATCAGGGCTGCACAAAGTGTGGGGCGAGGCTTCGTCCTGAGCTCGGTCTGCGGAGGGAAACAGCCGGCCAGATACCTGCAGGCTGTTTCAAGGCGCAGGGAGGGCCCCCGCTGGCTCCCACTGGGCTTCTCAGAGCCTTCTGCGCTTCTTTCCCTCCAGGTGGAGCAAGGAGGTCTggacaaaatcaaaacaaaccacAGAGCCAGTCTGGCCCCCAGATTTAGACGCACTGCAGGCAGGTATTGAGGGACCTTCCAGCATTTTCTTAGCCAGGAGAACTGGGCTTCTCTGTTTTTTGTTCGCACTGAGACCTCTTGTAGGGCAGGACACGGGGGCCCCCATTTCTGCCTGGACACCCCCGGAGAAGTGCGCATCACGAACGAGCCCACAGCAACAGGGCCGAGTGGGGCCGAGGGCGTCCAGCCCCACCGAGGTCTGGCGTTCTCCTGGCGCGCCCACCTGCCCGTGACGAGGCCGCTGCCCGTGAAGGGCGTGGGTGGTCAGCCGGCGCGTATACGGggtcctctgtctgctgccctGACCACTCAGCTTGTGGGTTAAGACTTTAGGGGCGGGGttaactttttaaagtcaaaccaaaagaaaaccaaGTGCAGCCGCTTCCCGGGCTGTGAAGCCGCCTAGTCTCCGGCGGGCGTCCGCCCTCTACTTGGACAGCCTGGGCCAGCCATGAGCACAGCCAGCAGCCCCTGCGGGCGAGGTCGGCCCCTCCGCCGCCGCCGTGAGGCGCGCTGCACACCGTGCCCCGCCGGACTCGGCGGCCTCTGCGCGCTGGGCTTCCCCCAGTGAGGCCGAGGGCAGGACTCCCTCTGCCCCCCACAGGGCCAGTGCTCCAGAAGAAGCACCGAGCCGGGCAGCCGGGTGCGCCCTCACCTCGCCTGGCGTCCCACGGCCACGCCAGGGCTCCGGGCGGCCACACCTGGGCGGTGGGGCCACTGCCGGTGGCGGGAGCTGGTCCCCACTCCAGCTGT
This genomic interval from Camelus ferus isolate YT-003-E chromosome 11, BCGSAC_Cfer_1.0, whole genome shotgun sequence contains the following:
- the LOC116666892 gene encoding translation initiation factor IF-2-like; translated protein: MACLPLPRPLPRARIRVGGAGAGGAETRRLGKGQPLPAPWTRVTWPRPPVPLEQALPEGRDLRPVTENVPGPGCGCGKDVDGSPHTQSAPETPAAARVAGRRRCPCCPESVHPSRRPPTRLTAPPAAPGPQRPGLTPSHRLPLWDLTPRGPRTASQLHTHPWALLTPGGETNWGAQPTRGLCGQEPAVCVHSRWVSSTYIASSVSSGGEKVTRKCVLVLSAPGPPGWACTDGRPPFCPGCPGQMPPPSSRHTPRPTCHSLPSRLSRCPHRPGSPQALSPPPTLPLTFARLGPPPGPLRACSSSKKIPYGHRRLTSYPRHPGSRHADIAARHTGDALDARRSSSRLAPAYAWSFGNLESAGAPGDPFL